In one window of Anser cygnoides isolate HZ-2024a breed goose chromosome 3, Taihu_goose_T2T_genome, whole genome shotgun sequence DNA:
- the LOC136790263 gene encoding serine/arginine repetitive matrix protein 1-like: MQSQQAPTRTADDEKKKRHGRRQSAGGTKDTSAQGSSGAQPPDAYRRYHRHRNDAGNRQAPQAHSDRGPGPSPSRNGGVRQRQEHQPESRKEHRRDHSARHSVGPKHGHTPDGSDRPTNGNEAQSGTGPRRGRERARGSAPRPEKSPEQRHRVRPGPSKDGLKPQQLQAERRPSPKADSDSGHGPYNSRNGRVGRRQEHRPDSRMEQRRARSPQHSVGRRHGQKQDDSVGPTNGNPPQSGTGPTRGSERPRGSAPRPERSPDRRHRVRPVPSKDGLKHRQLQAVRRPSPKPDSDSGHGPSNCRNDGMGKRQERRPDSRTEQRRAYQTSPDTYKRYHWHRNDAGNRPSPQTRSDRGPGPSHSCNSGVRQREEHQPESRREHRRAYHREHSAGPSQGRKTDGSVRPTHENQPDSGVGPRRGTGRPPGSAPWPENIPDGRHPVWAVPGKDWLILLPNTVEPMELDPPEDVEEAMEVDPPPPEQTWDSRSMSLLSALQAHKQHRRSARPAPYSLSRRLHPKH, from the coding sequence ATGCAGTCCCAGCAAGCACCAACAAGGACGGCAGATGACGAGAAGAAGAAGCGTCATGGGCGAAGGCAGAGCGCCGGCGGCACAAAAGACACCAGTGCCCAAGGGAGCTCTGGCGCGCAGCCCCCAGACGCTTACAGGCGGTACCATCGGCACCGCAACGACGCGGGGAACAGGCAGGCCCCTCAAGCGCACagcgacagggggcctgggccttctCCTAGTCGAAACGGCGGCGTGAGGCAAAGGCAAGAACATCAGCCAGAGAGCCGCAAGGAGCATAGGCGTGATCATAGCGCGCGACACAGTGTGGGACCCAAGCATGGCCATACACCAGATGGCAGCGACAGACCCACAAATGGAAACGAAGCGCAGAGTGGCACGGGACCTCGTCGTGGAAGAGAACGAGCCCGTGGTTCGGCACCCCGGCCTGAAAAGTCTCCTGAACAAAGGCATCGCGTGCGGCCAGGCCCCAGCAAGGACGGGCTCAAACCTCAGCAACTCCAAGCCGAGCGCCGTCCTTCCCCCAAAGCAGACAGCGACTCGGGCCATGGGCCTTACAATTCACGCAACGGTCGCGTGGGGCGAAGGCAGGAACATCGGCCAGACAGCCGCATGGAGCAGAGGCGTGCCCGTAGTCCACAACACAGCGTGGGACGCAGACACGGCCAGAAACAAGATGACAGCGTCGGACCCACGAACGGAAATCCACCGCAGAGTGGCACGGGACCTACGCGTGGGAGTGAACGACCCCGTGGTTCGGCACCCCGGCCGGAAAGATCTCCTGATCGAAGGCATCGCGTGCGGCCAGTCCCCAGCAAGGACGGGCTCAAACATCGGCAACTCCAAGCCGTGCGCCGTCCTTCCCCCAAACCAGACAGCGACTCGGGGCATGGACCTTCCAACTGTCGCAATGACGGCATGGGGAAAAGGCAGGAACGTCGGCCAGACAGCCGCACAGAGCAGAGGCGAGCCTATCAAACAAGCCCGGACACCTATAAGCGGTACCATTGGCACCGCAACGATGCGGGGAACAGGCCATCCCCTCAAACACGCAgtgacagggggcctgggccttcccaTAGTTGCAACAGTGGTGTGAGGCAAAGGGAGGAACACCAGCCAGAGAGCCGCAGGGAGCACAGGCGTGCCTATCACAGGGAACACAGTGCGGGACCCAGCCAGGGCCGTAAAACAGACGGCAGTGTCAGACCCACGCATGAAAATCAACCCGACAGTGGCGTGGGACCAAGGCGTGGGACCGGACGACCCCctggttcggcaccctggccGGAAAACATTCCAGATGGAAGGCATCCCGTCTGGGCAGTCccgggcaaggactggcttatCCTTCTGCCCaacaccgtggagcccatggagctggatccaccaGAGGACGTGGAGGAAgcaatggaagtggatccacctccaccAGAACAGACCTGGGACTCCCGCAGCAtgtctctgctctctgctctccaaGCGCACAAACAGCATCGCAGGAGTGCCCGTCCAGCTCCCTACTCGTTGTCACgcaggctccatcccaagcaCTAG